TGGGTCAACAGCACGTCGTCGTCAGCGATCTCCGACACGGCGCGTGCAGCGGCGCGGTCTTTCGACGACTCCACCGACTCGACAACGTCGTCGATAGCCTCGGTAGTCAGTTCCTTGGCAGTCGCCACATCGTCGGGGTCCGCATCCGAGACAGTGGTCACGATTTTGTGCTGAGTGGTATGGAGGGAGGCATGGGAGGGGTTCGCCCGCCGGAGGGCGCTGCTGTTCCGGTCGAGCGAGCGGAGGTAGTCCTCGACCGTCGGGTACTCCCTGTCAGTCAGGTCCCGGAGCGCCTGGGCGGCTTTGACTGCGACCACGGAGGAACTGTGGGTCTGCATCTCCGAGATCTCCTCGACAGTCTCGTCTATCATACCGGTGGCTGTGAGTTGAACCGATATGTGTCTTCCCCTCGCCGTCGAACAGCATTTAACGCCGTCTCACATTAGGGGTGATAGACGGTCATGGGACGGTTCAGCACTGACACAGCCGGAATGACAGAGGGCATCGGCGTCGCCGTACTCATCGGACTGACACTACTCGTGACGGCTATCGTCGGGCTGAACGTCCTCGTCATCGAGGACGACGACAGCGGTGGCCCGCAGGCGAATTTCAGCTACGACTACGTCGAGGACAACGAACTGCTCATCGTCACACACGCTCGCGGCGACGAGTTCGAGGCGGGGAACGTCGAATTCGAAGGGCCGAGCAGAACGGTCACCTGGGCGCAGGTGGCGAACCGGGAGCCCGACGCGATGATTGGCCGGGGCGATATCGCACAGTTAAGCAGCGGGAACGCCTACGAGCGGCGGGTGGGTGCCCGGGACACGATTACGATATACCACAACGCGAGCGGGAACCGGACCCAGCTAGACCAGTGGGACGGCGCGAACTGACGGCGGTACTGCTGTAGACCAGTCAGTCCGCCGAAGCGACGGTCTCACGGTCGCTCTGTGCCGGCCGACCGAACCAGTCGTCGAAGGAGAGCGGCCCGGCGCCCATTGTGAACACCGCCGAGGCCATTCCGAACAGCGTGATGTGCGCGAGTACCGGGTCGTCCGGCAGGCCGAACAGCGTCGTGGTGAACAGGACAAAGGAGACGGCCGCGGCCCCGCGAGTCATGAACCCGAAGATCAAGACCAGACCGACCAGCATCTCGGTCAGGCCGGCCCCGAGCACCCACATCCCGGGGTCGACGGGGACGACGGCGGTGAGGTCGTACTTTTCGACGACCAAGAGCGCCTGGCCGGGGTCGGCGAGTTTCTGGAACAGTCCGAGGTAGATGAACGTCACACCCATGCCGACCCGGACGATGACCGGGACGTACTCGCGGTACGGTGCCGTCGCCGAGTCGAGAAAGCCCTTGAGATAGTGGACCGGGTCGACACGGCCGTAGTAGGTCCCGTCGGTGCTGGCGACCTGCTGGAGCATGTGGTCGGCGCTCGGGCGACCACCGCCCAGAATCAACAGTGCCAGAAAGGCCGGGACGTACTCCATAGCGAGAACGACGCCCGGGTCGACGGTCAGTGCCCACCCGTAAGTCAATAGCCCGATAGTCGTGACGATACGGGTCGCGAGCCCGAACAGGAGTGTGAACCCCAGCCCGATAAACAGGATGCGGACGACCGGGCTTGTTGCGGGGTCAAACGTCACCGTCGGGGCGAACAGGTATCCCTGGAAGCCAGCGCCGACGAGCGGCAGCCCCACGCTGAGTCGGAGCATCCACGGGACGAGGTCCGCGTACCCGGCGAGTACGTTCCGGAGGATAACGATGTCCGCAATCGTGGGTCGGACCCAGAGATATGCCGCGAGGCCGACAGTCACGGCCAACCCCGAGACGCCGAAAACGGCCGCGTTCACCGGGTTCGACAGCACAGATATCGCAAACGCCACCGCATTGAGGGCCTCTCCCGGCCCCTCGGTCACGTAGTCGACGTGTGCCGCCGCCGGTCGCGGAAAGAGAGTGAGAACGAGCGCGGCAGTTCCGACGACACTCGGAATACGCGTCTTCATACCTGACAATTCGTGGGCTAGCTACCTAATCCTTCGTCCGGTCCCTGCCGCTCCGACAACTCACTGGTGGCCCATCTCTGTAGGCGGTGGAATTATATCTACGCCTCCACTACTTATACGGCAGTGAGCGTCAACATCGAGACACAGATCGTCGAACGCGGGGACGACGAACACGTCGACGCGGCGTGGCGGCTCAAGGAAAACATCCGCGAATCCGACGGGGTCCTGCGACAGCGGCGGGGGTTCTTTCGCGACGCCTACCGACGGTCGACCACCTATCTCTACATCGACCGGTCCAAGGACCGCCTCATCGGCTTCGCCGCGGTTCGACGCGACGGCTACATTCTCTTTCTCGCAGTCGACGAGGAGTACAGGGGCCACGGCTTCGGCAAGCGACTCGTCGCCCGCGTCGCCGAGGACTACGGCAGCGTGACCTGCCACGCCCGGGCGACGAATCGGGAGGCTATCGGCTTCTACAAACACATCGGCTTCGAGATCCGGCGGCGCATCGACAACTACTACGAGGACGGCGGCGACGCCTACTACCTCAAGCTCGGCGAGGACTCGATTACGGACAAACTGTCGAAGTTCCTGCGTAGCTAAGCGAACGCTTTTCAAGGGACCTCCCCAACGAGGTAGCCGATGGAAGAGCGGACCCGCGCGTACCTCCGTGGCCGGTTCGGCGATCACTACCGACAGGCGTCCGTAACGCCGCCGCCGGCCGCGAACGAACGTGAATGGGGGTTCATTCCCTGGACCGACGGCCCCGGCGAGACGATGGTCCGCCATCGCTCGCTGCTGGACCTCGGCGAGATCGAGGACTTCCTCGGTCGCCGGAAGCCCCGCCACGTCTACTTCTCCGCGGGCCGCTACGACGAACCGAGCGCCTCGACGATGTCGGACAAGGGCTGGCGCTCCTCGGACCTCGTGTTCGACCTCGACGCCGACCACCTGCCCTCCGTGGTGCTTGGCGAGGACAGCTACGCCGAGATGCTCGCTAAGTGCAAGGACGCACTACTCAGGCTGCTCGACTTTCTGGAGGACGATTTCGGGTTTGAAGACCTGACGGTCGTGTTCTCCGGCGGTCGTGGCTACCACGTCCACGTCCGCGACGAGCGCATCCGTCACCTCGAACGGGACGCGCGCCGGGAGATCGTCGACTACGTCCGCGGTATCGGCCTGGAGTTCGACGAACTGGTCGACGAGGAGTCCGTCGCCGGCACGGCCGGCCGGTCCAGTCCGGCACAGAAGCGGACGCTCTCGACGGAGGGCGGCTGGAGCGCCCGCGCGCACCGGCATATGCTTGCCGTCGTCGACGACCTGCTCGAGATGGACGAGGCGGACGCCCTCGAACAACTGCAGGAGTACGACGGCATCGGCGAGGGGAAGGCGACCGCGGCGCTGAACGCGGCCCGGTCGAACTACGAACAGCTGGAAGCCGGCAACATCGACGTCCACCCCGCGTTCTACCAGCTGGCGAAGATTCTCCTGCACGAAGTTGTCGCGGCGGACAACGCGCCGATAGACGAACCGGTGACGACGGACACGAACCGGCTCATTCGCCTGCCCGGCTCGCTGCACGGCGGCAGCGGGCTGGAAGTCCAGCGCATCGACCGCGGGGATATCGACGCGTTCGACCCGCTGGTCGACACTGTCCCGGAGACGTTCCGGGGCCACGACATCACCGTCGAGGTGACCGACGGCGGCCTCGTCGAACTGGATGGCGATAGCTTTACACTGGAGGCGGGTAATCAGACTGTACCAGAGCACGTGGGCGTGTTTCTCATGGCCCGTGGCCGCGCCGAGAAGGGGAAAGAATGAACGTAGACGAACTCCAGTCCGTCCAATCGCGGGAACGCCAGACCGACCAGCTCCAGCAGCTGCGCGAGACGTTCTACGAGGACGCCGGCCAGTTCATTCAACAGCTCCGGTCGGAGCGCGACCGCGCGGCCGAGCGCGCCGAGGACCCGTTCGACTCGCCCGAGGTCAACCGCCTGACTGACGATATTAAGACTGCCGAACAGACCGTCGAAGCCGTCTACGAACGGCGCGTCGGCAAGATCGTGAAGATGGCGTCGCTGGCCGCGGCGGACATGCCGACCGAGGACGACGGCCTCACACGCGAGGAGCGGGACCTGTTCGAGACGATGGTCGAGGCTATCGAGTCCAACCGGGGCCACGTCCTTGACGTCATCGCGGGAGAGGCCCCGACCGGCGCGGTCGGCGACGAGCCGAAATCCGACGAGCGACAGGCCCCCGACCCGGAGCCACGCCAAACGGCGAACGAACCGGCAGCCGACACGGCCGACACGGCCGACCCGCCCGAGCCGCCATCGACGCCAGACACGGGTGTCGACGCGGCTGACATGATGGGCAGCGGCGGGGACCAGTCGGAGCCCGCGGAGGAACCCGACACACCGACGCCGCCGCCCGACCTGGATACGGGCAGCAATCCCACTGCCGACAGTCAGCCCGACCAAGCAGACGTGCCGGCCGCCGGTGACGACGTGCCGGTTCCTCCGGCCGAGCCCGGCGTTGAGTCCGACCCCGGCCCGGCGGCGGACCCGGCGCACGCCGACAGCGGACCGCAGTCACCAGCCGGTTCAGACACCGCTGGGACCGCCGACGTGGACCGACGGACGGTCCGCATCACGGACGACGTGGGCGAGATATTCGGCGTCGACCAGCGTGAGTACGACCTCTCGACGGACGACGTGGTGACGCTGCCGGCCGACAACGCCGACCCGCTGGTCGAACAGGACGCCGCCGAACCGTTAGAATAAGCCGACGCGATGGGCTGGAACAGGCCGCTGTGCGAAGTACCGCCCGACACTCTGTTCTGTGACAGCGATGGACTATTTGTGGACAGTCGTGCAGTTGATACGTATGAACACGCACGTCCGCATCGTCGTCGCGCTGCTCCTCGGCGTCCTTGCGTTTGCCGTCACGACCGTCTCGGTGACCGCCGGCTTCGAACCGCAGATAGAGTTCTCACTGCTCATCGGCCTCCCGGTAGGCGTGTCGGCCGGTCTGACCGGACTGTTCGCCGGCTACGTCCTGCTGTGGCACCGCGACCGAGCGGCGGCGGGCGAACTCTCCGACCGCGCGGCCCGCCTCCGACTGGCCGCGTTGGCGACCATCGCGGACTTCGTCGTGGTCACTGCGGCCGGCGTTGCGCTCTACGTGTTCGGCAATAGGGGCCTCGGTATCAGCCTGCTCGTCGCGGGGCTCCCGGTGACACTGCCCCTCGCTGCCGCCGTCAGCTACGTCCTGGCCGGTGGCAGCCGTAACGAACAGGGCGGGCTCCGGACGCGGTAACCACGGTCGGAGCAGCAGATTCGGCCGCCGACGCTCGTTACGGCTCCGGGCGCGAGCCGAGCGTGAGTTCGACTGTTTCCTGTGTCCCGTCGCGCTCGACCAGCACGTCGACGGTCTCGTCGGGACTGGTCTCCAGCGCCAAGAAGCTCCCCAGCGCCTGCCGCGTCGGCGTCGGCGTGTCGTTCATCTGTCTGACCACGTCACCGCCAGTGGGAATCTCCGTCCCCGAAATCGTCGTCTCCCCGTCGCTTCCCTGTAGGACGCCCGCCGCTGGCCCACCACTGACGACACGGGTGATGTACACCCCGGACCCGGGGTCTAAGTTGTTCGCCTCGGCGATCCGCGGCGACACGCTCTGGAGGCCAACACCCATGTACGGATGGTCGTAGTCGCCGGTCTGGATGAGCGACGGCACGACACGCTGGGCGAGCGGGGCCGAGATGGCAAAGGCGACGTTGTCGCCGCCGCCGGAGTTGATGACACCGACCACGTCGCCCTCAAGCGTGACCAGCGGCCCGCCGCTGTTCCCCGGGTTGACCGGTGCGTCGGTCTGGACCGCGTCCGCGATGGAGAAGTTGTTCGCGCTCTGGAGCGTGCGGTCGACGCCGCTGACGATGCCCGCGGACACCGAGCCGGAGAGGCCAAACGGGTTCCCGATAGCGACGACTTCGGTCCCGACCGTCGGCTCGGTCTCCACAAACGAGAGAGGTGTCACGTCCGGTGTCGCGCCGATGCGGAGGACCGCCAGGTCGCTGTACACGTCCGCGCCGACGACGGAAGCGGAACGCCAGCCGGTGTCGGCAAAGCGGACGTAGTACTCGTCCCCGCCCGCGACGACGTGTTCGTTTGTGACGATGTGTTCGTCGTCGATGAGGAAGCCGCTCCCCTGCCCACCACGCGAGTCTTCGGCGTACACCCTGATCGAGACGA
The genomic region above belongs to Haloarcula hispanica ATCC 33960 and contains:
- a CDS encoding type IV pilin; translated protein: MGRFSTDTAGMTEGIGVAVLIGLTLLVTAIVGLNVLVIEDDDSGGPQANFSYDYVEDNELLIVTHARGDEFEAGNVEFEGPSRTVTWAQVANREPDAMIGRGDIAQLSSGNAYERRVGARDTITIYHNASGNRTQLDQWDGAN
- a CDS encoding DoxX family protein, with translation MKTRIPSVVGTAALVLTLFPRPAAAHVDYVTEGPGEALNAVAFAISVLSNPVNAAVFGVSGLAVTVGLAAYLWVRPTIADIVILRNVLAGYADLVPWMLRLSVGLPLVGAGFQGYLFAPTVTFDPATSPVVRILFIGLGFTLLFGLATRIVTTIGLLTYGWALTVDPGVVLAMEYVPAFLALLILGGGRPSADHMLQQVASTDGTYYGRVDPVHYLKGFLDSATAPYREYVPVIVRVGMGVTFIYLGLFQKLADPGQALLVVEKYDLTAVVPVDPGMWVLGAGLTEMLVGLVLIFGFMTRGAAAVSFVLFTTTLFGLPDDPVLAHITLFGMASAVFTMGAGPLSFDDWFGRPAQSDRETVASAD
- a CDS encoding GNAT family N-acetyltransferase, giving the protein MSVNIETQIVERGDDEHVDAAWRLKENIRESDGVLRQRRGFFRDAYRRSTTYLYIDRSKDRLIGFAAVRRDGYILFLAVDEEYRGHGFGKRLVARVAEDYGSVTCHARATNREAIGFYKHIGFEIRRRIDNYYEDGGDAYYLKLGEDSITDKLSKFLRS
- the priS gene encoding DNA primase small subunit PriS, whose protein sequence is MEERTRAYLRGRFGDHYRQASVTPPPAANEREWGFIPWTDGPGETMVRHRSLLDLGEIEDFLGRRKPRHVYFSAGRYDEPSASTMSDKGWRSSDLVFDLDADHLPSVVLGEDSYAEMLAKCKDALLRLLDFLEDDFGFEDLTVVFSGGRGYHVHVRDERIRHLERDARREIVDYVRGIGLEFDELVDEESVAGTAGRSSPAQKRTLSTEGGWSARAHRHMLAVVDDLLEMDEADALEQLQEYDGIGEGKATAALNAARSNYEQLEAGNIDVHPAFYQLAKILLHEVVAADNAPIDEPVTTDTNRLIRLPGSLHGGSGLEVQRIDRGDIDAFDPLVDTVPETFRGHDITVEVTDGGLVELDGDSFTLEAGNQTVPEHVGVFLMARGRAEKGKE
- a CDS encoding S1C family serine protease; the protein is MKQSFTRRAMLGALGTAVAATAGCQSPGTSSNSDGTAPDQSGSADAVVQSDSVYTDVYQEVADAVVSIRVYAEDSRGGQGSGFLIDDEHIVTNEHVVAGGDEYYVRFADTGWRSASVVGADVYSDLAVLRIGATPDVTPLSFVETEPTVGTEVVAIGNPFGLSGSVSAGIVSGVDRTLQSANNFSIADAVQTDAPVNPGNSGGPLVTLEGDVVGVINSGGGDNVAFAISAPLAQRVVPSLIQTGDYDHPYMGVGLQSVSPRIAEANNLDPGSGVYITRVVSGGPAAGVLQGSDGETTISGTEIPTGGDVVRQMNDTPTPTRQALGSFLALETSPDETVDVLVERDGTQETVELTLGSRPEP